A region of the Aureibacillus halotolerans genome:
TGCTAATCTTCAGCATTTGTTGCTGCGGTTCATTTAAAGCGTCTTGAAGGACATCTTTTGACGTCGAATACGACGTAAAACCGACCGCAATGATGAGTAAAAACACCGAAAGGCTTAAAAAAATCACAAGCCGTGTTTGCGTATTCAACAACAAATCCTTTATCCACCTACGGCCATACCGAAGCATGCGCAATGCCCCCTTTACTACAACAGGATCTCACTCACAAGGAAGCGTTTTCATAGATATGAACAGACGCCCTACTTTATTGAAGCAGGACGTCTGTCACCGTTCATTCATGGTCACTTCTCATTCATGTGACAAGATACCATCGTCGTGAGCTCATTATACCGCAACTTCGACCGACTTTTACAAATAATCGTCCAATTCTGTTCATTATATCAACATTTTGTTCACTAGAATGCGTTTTGTATGAAGCGATTTTTACAGGCCTACTGCTGTGTTTTTGCGTACCATTCCTGAACTCTTTCCGTGACTTCATCGCCACCGCTAGCTTTCCATTTCTCCACGAACTCATCAAATTTTTCAATTGGCCAGTCGCCAACAACGATTTTTGTCATGTACTCCTGAAATAACTTATGCGATTGAATGTCTGGATAGCCCTCATAGATTGTTGATGGCAAGCCGTCACCCGCGATCCGACGTGCATCTGCCTTACTAACCGCAAAGATGTCCTTAATCATCTGCTGCTCTTCTTCTGGGAAAGTTTCCTCAATACGGTTTTTCATGTCCTCTTCAGTTGTAAGATTTTTCATCCCAAGAGCAATCGGTGTATCGTCTGATGCAGGCAAGAGAACCTTTTCCCCATCAACGACTTCATGCTGCAGCCCTTCAATGCCATACCTTACAAATTCTTCATTGGCAGGATCGTAGAAGAAATCAAGCAATTTAAGCGCTGCTGGTGCATTTTCTTCTGCCGATGTAGGAATCATCCATTCAGGTTCGCCCATGCTTTTTTGTGTCACAAATCCTTCAAAGCCTTCAACCTTCGGCAATGGCATACCAGCGACATAAGCCTCAGGATTGCCCTGAGCCCTCATAGCGACCACTTTGTCATGAAGCCGCGCAGGGAGGTGATACCAGCTTCCGACGAGGTTGTTGTTGATTTTTGCCGTCCATACGTCCCCTTTGTTTAAGAAGGTTTCATTATCAAGAAGCTTTTCCTCATAAAGGTCACGAATAAACACAATCGCTTCCTTCATATTTTCGGTCGTGCCTGCGTAGTTAATTTCTCCATTGTAGATGTCCCATTCTGGGTAGCCTTCCCACATTGCCACACCATACATCGCAAACAAATGGTCCATCCAACGGCCAAATTCACGTCCTGACGTTGGCAGCTCATCGGCTTTGCCGTTGCCATTCGGGTCACCGTCACGGAATTTAATGAGCAACTCTTTATAATCCTCAACGGTTTCAGGCATCTCCCCGCCTACCGCTTCAATCCAATCCTGACGAATTAACGGTGCGCGCTCTGGTACAAGGAAAACTTTTGGTACGTAATAAATTTTTCCATCATCAGACGCGGAGCGCACAATGTTCCATGCCTCCTCAGGAATGCTCTCCCAAACGTTCGGCGCATACTTTGGAAGAAGGTCATCGAGTGGCAATGCACCTCCCTGAGTGATCAATGTTTGCTCAACCCCACCAATCGGGCGGAGAATGTCTGGCAAATCCTCAGATGCAATTTTCAAATTCAAGTACTCCGATGGATCAGAGCCCGGAGGCGTGGAAATCAAGTTGTATTGGACGCCTGTGGCCTCTTGAATGATTTGCACATGCTCATCCTCCGGTGTAGGAATCCGTCCTTTGCCGTTATGGCTTTTGAACACATCCACCACAACAACGCCATCTTCTGTTTGCTCTTGATCACTCCCAGCTTGTTCCCCACAACCTGCGACAAGCAATGTAAAACTCATCGACAGCGCTAAAAGTCCTTTGCGCAAATGTTTTTCCATCATCTCTTTTTCCCCCTTTTATTCTTTCAATGAACCAAGTACAGCACCTTTTACAAAATATTTCTGCAAATACGGATACACTAAGAGAATCGGTACAGTGGCAAAAATAATCGTTGCCGCCTTAAGTGTCGTCATATTAAACGCTTGCGTCCCAATTAAAAGATCAACGGCCGCAATTTCTTCTGGGTTTGTGAAATACGAGCGTAGCCGCATTTGCAATGGCCATAGATTTGGATCCTGCAAAAACAACACTGCCGATTTAAATGTATTCCAATACCCTACGGCGTAAAAAAGACCAATCGTTGCCAATACAGGTTTGGAAAGCGGTAAGTAGATTTGGAAGAGCAATCGAAAATCATGACATCCATCAATTCGTGCGGCATCGTCCAATTCCTTTGGGATGTTCATAAAGAACGTTCTGACGATAATCATATTAAACGTGCTAATCAAGCCTGGAATAATTAATGCCCAGATGCTGTTCATCAGACCAAGCTCCCGCACCGTTAAAAAGTAAGGAATCATTGGCGCGTTAAAAATCATCGAAAGCACGATGACAAACATAATCGGGCGGCGTAGTCTAAATTCCTTGCGCGACAAAGGAAACGCTGTAACGCATGTGAAAAAGAGACTTAACAGTGTGCCAACAACGGTCACAAACATCGTAATGCCAAACGAGCGCCATAACACTTCGTTTGAAAATATTTGCTCCCAAGTGGCCAGTGTAAACCCGATAGGCCATAAATACACTTGCTTGGAATCCGCTGCGACTGGAGAGCTAAACGACACAGCCAACATTTGTAGCAACGGCAAAATCATTGTTATCGAAAACACAGTAAGGATGGTGTAATTAAACGCTTGGAATGTCTTTTCTCCTAAGGATAGCTTCATTACCATAACCCCTGTTCTGATTTTCTCGCCATGCGATTAAAGATCCATAGAAGTGCAAACCCAATCACAGACTGGAAGATTCCAATGGCAGTCGTCAAACTGTATTGGCCTTGCAAGACCCCTGCACGATACACGTAGGTTTCAATAATGTCACCAACAGAATAGGTCATTGGGGTGAGAAGGTTGAAAATCTGGTCAAACCCAAGCTCTAAAAAGTTGCCGATGTTTAATAAGAACAACACCAAAATCGTCGGGAACAACAGTGGTAAAGTGATAAAGATGACTTGTTGAAACCGGTTTGCTCCATCAATGACTGCGGCTTCATACAGGGCTGGGTTAACGCCGGTAATGGCAGCTAAGTAGATAATGGTTCCCCAACCGACCTCTTTCCAAATACCCGACAGAACGACAATAGGTCGGAACCATTGCTCCTCCTGCATATAAAGAATCGCTTCCTGTCCAAACAGTCCTCTGATAGCGTTTACAATTCCATCCATCGCCAACAGCTCAAAAACGAGCCCACCTACGATGACCCAAGAGAGAAAGTGAGGCAGATAAAACAAACTCTGAAACGTTCGTTTAAAAGCGAGTAGACGAACTTCATTAAAGAGTAACGCGAGTATAATCGGTGCTGGAAAGCTGAATATCAGACCATAAGAGGCAATAATCGCCGTATTTCGTAGCACTTCATAAAAATCCTGATACTGAAATAGATAGATAAAATTATCGATTCCTACCCACGGACTTTCCCAAAGGCCTTTAAAGATCTGAAAGTCCTGAAACGCGATGACACTTCCCATTAAAGGGATAAATTTAAAGATAATAAAAAACGCAACGCCAGGCAGGATCATAATGTAAAGCATCCAATGCCGTTTCATATTATCCCACAAGCTTTCAGGTTTCTTTGAAGCCACCACAGTATGTTGATTCATCTCTGAAGCTGGCTTAGATGATGGCGCTTTCATATTTAATTGTCCCCCTTTCCCTTTTCTTTTCATGTTGGAAAACGCACTCAACCCATTCGCTTTTTAAAGATAAATGGAGAACTCACACCGCACACATTCGCCAGAAATAGAATGTAAACAGAGCGTTGATGCACGTTTCGTTAAATGCTTGTTGTCATCATACAAGGGTGTCAGGAAAGAACTCAATCAATCATTTGCGCATTCAATCATCAATTCTTACAGGCGTCGCAAAGCCCTTTGATATAAGGATTCACCACGATACATACAAAGAAAGAGAACGGGCATGAATGAACGTTTTGTAGGAATGGTTGAGGGATTATTGAAATAGAGGAGTGGAAACAAAATGATAATTCACTAAACATTGGAAATATTTAAGTGTACCTGTAGGTCTGCAATCAATTGCACATTGGAGATGTTTTCATCATACAGTCGTCCATTACACAAAAAGAAATTTCCCGCGACCAGTAGGGAATACATTCAAATCTTTCATTCACTTTAGAAGGAGATGATGAATATGAAAACGCTTCGTATGTATCAACCAGCCATACTCATTTTAGCGTGAGTGTTCGTGTTTTTTCTCATTCTTAACGTCATAGGTCCTGCCGATCAACCGATCCAATGGACGTCTGGTGGTTTATTAAGCATCCTCTTGCTGACTTTTCTTGCCTCCACCATCACTTATGGACTGAGGAGTTTTCGGAAACAACAGGTGTCACGACTTCTTACCGGTGTTGCGATCATTATCAGCCTCTGTATTCCACCCATTGCTTTTTTCTACAGCCTTGGACGACCAAAAGAGCTGTCGGAAGTACAGCATTTCTTAAATGGATTGTCTGCTGGCGATTTCGTCCCATACTTGCTTATCGCCATGATTGCTTCTGTTTTTCTCTGGTGGGGGCATTTTTTTCGCCAGGCAAAGAGGGAACAGTGCCCAAATAACCATTTCCTAAGTTGAGACCACTTTCTGAGAGTGACTGTGATCCTCCTACCCTTGTAAAGACCGTTTCTCCATAACGGCTTCCTTCTCGCGAAAGCCCACGATAAAATATATAGCAGACAGCAACGCAATGCCTGCAGGAATCATCCAAAACAAAGGCCATTGGCTTATGGACAAGATGCCGTCTGCGTTTGAAAAAGCTCCATACAGTAGACCGCCGAGGCTCGCGCCAAGAAAAACGCCAATGCCCTGTGTCGCAAACACGACGAGGGTTTGCGCCTGACCTTTCGCATGCGTCGGTGCTTTTTCTTGTGCATACATAAAACCGATGACAAAGCAGAAATTAAAACACACCCCATGCAAAGCGACGCCACCAACTAGCAGCGCATCCATCCCCACGAGCGCCCCAAGCGCAAACACCAGATAACGTAAACACCAAGCAAATATGCCAATGATAAACATCCGTTTAAAGCCGAGACGACGAAGAAAAAAGGGCACAAGCAGCATAAAAACAAACTCTGTCATTTGTCCAATGCTCATCACGCTGCTTACCGCGTTTACCTCCGCCACACCAAGGAAGGGCGAGGAAAAGGAATAATAAAATCCCATTGGAACAGAGATCAACACAGAAGCGATGACAAACACGCGAAAGGGGCGGTCGGCTAGCAGGCGCCACGCGTCTTTAAACAACAAGTCCTGAAAGGAAAAAGGCTTTCCCTTCGCAGGCGGTGGTGTGTGCGGGAGCGTTAGTGTGTACACGCTGTAAACCAATGAAGCGATTCCCGCAATTAGAAAAATCGTTGTATCAAAGGACAAACCTAAGCGGCCAACAACAAGGCCCGCCACTACCCAGCCTAACGTACCAAAGCTTCGGACAAACGGGAACTGGCGTGCATCGCTCATGTTTTGAAATGACACCGAATTCGTTAACGCCTGTCCAGGCATCGAAAGCAACATGTAAACGAAAATAACAACTGTAAACCATGTCCCTGCCTGACCCTCAATCAAGCCTGGAACAACCAATAACAAAAGACCACCACATAAATGCAAGCAAGACAGCACCTTTTGAGATGGGAAAAAGCGATCGACGAGCATGCCCATCATAATGGGCGAAAGCATAGCCGCTAATGCGCCAAACGAATAAACCAATCCTATATATTGGCCAAGCCCATGTGTAGACAATACAAGACCTGCCGTTACATACCAGCTGCCTCGAATAAAAAGCTCTAAAAACATCATCGTACAAAGACGTATCGTCATCCATTGCTTCATAGAAGGCATTCGCTGGCAACTCCTTTCTGCTCAATTCCTGATGATCTTCACTCCCAATACAATCATCGTACACCAACCGATCGCAAAAATGAACAAAGGAATAGAACGCTTTCATGTGAGAATAATAAAAAAGCACCCTCAACGTTACGAGTGTGCTTTGAGTCGTTTATGTATGGAGGAGGAAGAGGGATTCGAACCCCCGCGCGGTTTGACCCGCCTGTCGGTTTTCAAGACCGATCCCTTCAGCCAGACTTGGGTATTCCTCCGTGCCGACAAAAACTACTATATCATTGTCAGCGAAGAATGTCAAACTAGATTAAGCATTTTTTTCGATTTTTTTTCGATTGCCCATATACGGCTGAAGAACCTCAGGAATAGCGATGCTTCCATCTGCTTGTTGATAATTTTCCATCACTGCCGCGACGGTCCTACCGATAGCCAATCCGGAAGCGTTTAGCGTATGAAGATGCTCAGGCTTGCCGTTTTCTGCTCGATAACGAATGCTCGCCCGCTGCGCCTGAAAGGCTTCTGTGTTGCTGGCAGAAGAAATCTCTTTGTACTCGTTATAGCTCGGCAGCCATACTTCAATATCATACGTTTTAGCAGCTGAAAAACCCGTATCCCCTGCACATAAGGTAATGACTCGATAGGGCAGCTTGAGTGCCTTCAGGACGTTTTCAGCATGCTGAGTCATTTCTTCCAGCGCTGCATAAGAATCCTCTGGCTTAACGAATTTGATAAGCTCTACCTTATTAAATTGGTGCTGGCGAATCAGTCCACGTGTATCACGTCCTGCCGAGCCTGCCTCGGACCGAAAATTGGTGCTAAAGGCGACATAGCTCTTCGGCAGAGCATCCTCAGGAAGAATTTCATCCCGATACAAGTTCGTCACCGGCACTTCAGCGGTTGGAATCAAATAGTATCCTTCCACATTAACCGCAAACACATCTTCTTCGAACTTTGGAAACTGTCCTGTGCCTTGCAGGCTGTCGCGATTGACGATATGCGGTGGCAATACCTCTTCATAGCCGTGCTGATCTTCGTGGAGATCGATCATAAAATTGATCAATGCTCTTTCTAACCGGGCACCGGCTCCTTTATAAAAGACAAAGCGGCTTCCTGTGACCTTTGCTGCACGTTCAAAATCGAGAAGCTCGAGGTCATTAGCCAAATCCCAATGGGGTTTCGCTTCAAACGAAAATGCCGGCACATCCCCCCAACGACGCTCCTCGACATTGTCGTCTTCTGACAACCCGTTTGGAACGCTCTCATGCAACAGATTTGGCACACGCAACAAGATCGCCTCAAGCTCTTCCTCTACTTGACGAAGGTCGTCATCAAGCTGTTTGATTTGGTCGCCCACTTGTCGCATCTCTAAAATAAGCTCATCCGCTGGCTCTCCAGCCTTTTTCAATTGAGGGATTTGCTTTGAAACCTCATTTCGTCGGCCCTTCAAATCCTCCGTGCGTTGAATTAACTCCCGACGTTTTTCATCCAGAACAGGAAATTTCTCTAAACCAAAGGTATCTCCACGACGTTTCACTCGTGCAAGCACATCATCAAAATGATTCCGTAGCTGTCTATTATCTAGCATAAAAGTTCCTCCTTCGTATGGTGTTTTCGTTACAACATTGCTCTTAAAACGGATGAAATACAAAAAACACCCGTCCCTAAGTAAGGGACGAGTGTGAACCCGCGTTGCCACCCCGATTGAAAGCCTACAGCCTGCTTTCCGCTCGAACCAGATAACGGCTGGTGCCGATCCTACGTCGCAAGCGAATGCCGCGAAAGGCCGTTCAAGGAGTGGATTCACAGCGCTTTTTTACTGGTTTGCACCCCCACCAGCTCTCTAGAAAAAAAGCAACTGCTACTAGTTCCTGTCATCACGTTTGCCAACAGTATAGCGTGTCAATTTTAAAAATGCAACCTATGCTTGTTTTGAGACAAGCTTGATAAAATGCTCGGTCATGCGATGATCGCCTGCAAGCTCCGGATGAAACGCAGTGGCGAGCAAATGTCCTTGCTGAACCGCCACAATTCGATCGCCTATCGATGCAAGAACATCAACATCATCCCCTACCGATACAATGATAGGGGCACGAATAAACACCGCCGTAAAATCCTCCGCAATGCCTTTTATGTGGATGGTTTCTTCAAAGCTTTCCCTTTGCCGACCAAACGCATTCCTTTCGACAGTCATATCGAGCAAGCCCAAATGAACCATATCACTGTTTCGTATATGTGTAGCCAAGAGGATCAAGCCAGCGCACGTACCAAATACTGGTTTCTCCTTAGCAAATGCACGCAATGGCTCTAGGAACGCATATGCATCAATCAACTTTCGAATGGCCGTGCTCTCCCCACCAGGCATAATGAGCCCATCAACTTCATTGAGCTGTGATGGGGACTTGATTACAAGAGCGTTCGCACCACAAGCTTCGACAGCCTGAACATGCTCGCGAACGGCCCCTTGCAAACCTAGTACTCCAATCGTGATGTCCATGCTTTGTGCTCCCTTTCGTTACTGACTACGGTCCGCCATACGATCTTCAGCACGTAATGTGCTCATTTCAATCCCAGGCATCGCTTCACCAAGCTCCTTTGACAATGCCGCAATCCGCTCATAATCCTGATAATGCGTTGTTGCCTCAACAATCGCACGGGCAAATTTTTCTGGATTGGTCGATTTGAAAATGCCTGAGCCTACAAAGACACCATCCGCACCAAGCTCCATCATCAATGCAGCATCTGATGGTGTTGCTACTCCGCCTGCCGCAAAATTAACGACGGGCAAACGACCAAGCTCACGAATCTCTAAAAGAAGCTCGAACGGCGCACCAAGGTGTTTGGCTTCGGTCATCAATTCATCCTGTGACATGGATGTTATTTTGCGAATTTGTGATTGTACCTTGCGCATGTGACGGACCGCTTCAACGATGTTGCCCGTTCCAGGTTCTCCTTTTGTACGAAGCATCGACGACCCTTCACCAATTCGACGAGTCGCTTCGCCTAAATCACGACAGCCGCACACAAATGGCACTGTAAACGAACGTTTATCAATATGGAATTCATCATCTGCTGGTGTCAATACTTCACTTTCATCAATATAATCGACACCCATAGATTCAAGTACTCTCGCTTCGGTGATATGCCCAATGCGCGCTTTTGCCATCACAGGTACACTGACAGCGTTCAGCACCTCTTCTACAATCGTCGGATTCGCCATACGCGCGACACCGCCAGCGGCACGGATATCCGATGGCACACGTTCCAACGCCATGACAGCTACAGCACCAGCGGCCTCAGCAATTTTTGCTTGTTCAGCATTGACGACATCCATAATGACGCCACCCTTTTGCATTTCTGCCATTCCGCGTTTTACACGATCAGTCCCTGTTTGACTCAAGATGATTTCCTCCATTTCGGATATGAATAGTAAGATGATTTATTTTAACTTACATCCTATAGAAATGCTAGTCCACGACGAAGTCTCCTAAGAAAATAGTCCGCCAATTCCAGATACAATTGCATTCCATAGATCAACGAAAAATCCACCGACAGCACGAGCACCGAGAACAAACCAGTTCGCCTTGTCCACTTGCGCAGTGGTTACAATATCAACAGAACCAAAGGATTGATCAGGTCCTTGTATATAGCCATAATCAATTTCACCTGTATAGGACACATTCATTTTCCCGACAACGGTATCTTTTTCGGCTGGCGCTTCGACGATTTGCTCACTAATGTCAAAGGAAGGCGTGTAGACCTCTTCCGCCTCTTCATTTTTAGCAACAATCACAGACAAAGGTGCGTTTGTTGCGACAGGCACAGTGCCCTCTTTTCCTTTATTCACTTCAACGGTTTGCTGTTCATCAGGTGCATAACCAGCGGGAAAGAGCTCTTGGCGCTCAAAGCTGTTAAACCCATAATCAAGCAACTTCCGCGTTTCTTCAAAACGTGCATCATTGTCAGCGGTTTTCATGACAACGGAAATCAGACGAGTGCCATTACGTTCTGCTGTTCCTGTAAAGCATGCGCCAGCGAGATCGGTAAAGCCAGTTTTCAACCCATCTACGCCTTCATACTCATGACCTAATCCTGGAAGCATCTTGTTCCAATTGATCATATCAATGGCATCGCTTGTCCCTTCGCGGAAAGTCATCGTCGGAATGCTTGCCGTGTCGAGCACTTCAGGGAAATCACTAATTAAACGATAAGCCAGCATCGCTGTGCTTCGTGCCGAGAGCATATTGGCATCGTTCGGACCCGTGCCCTCTGGATGCATCCCAATCAAACTCGAATTGTTCAAGCCTGTGACGTTCACAAATTGATAATCAGGAAGCCCTATTTCGGCTGCCTTCTGATTCATCATTTCAACAAACTTCGTTTCGGATCCAGCAAAAGCTTCAGCAAGGGCAATTGAGGCTCCATTGGCCGAATAAATAGCCATCGCTTGATAAAGCTCTTTGATCGTATAGGTGCCGTCTTCGCGTAATGGCACATTCGACAAGCTTCGATTTTG
Encoded here:
- the serS gene encoding serine--tRNA ligase; this encodes MLDNRQLRNHFDDVLARVKRRGDTFGLEKFPVLDEKRRELIQRTEDLKGRRNEVSKQIPQLKKAGEPADELILEMRQVGDQIKQLDDDLRQVEEELEAILLRVPNLLHESVPNGLSEDDNVEERRWGDVPAFSFEAKPHWDLANDLELLDFERAAKVTGSRFVFYKGAGARLERALINFMIDLHEDQHGYEEVLPPHIVNRDSLQGTGQFPKFEEDVFAVNVEGYYLIPTAEVPVTNLYRDEILPEDALPKSYVAFSTNFRSEAGSAGRDTRGLIRQHQFNKVELIKFVKPEDSYAALEEMTQHAENVLKALKLPYRVITLCAGDTGFSAAKTYDIEVWLPSYNEYKEISSASNTEAFQAQRASIRYRAENGKPEHLHTLNASGLAIGRTVAAVMENYQQADGSIAIPEVLQPYMGNRKKIEKNA
- a CDS encoding carbohydrate ABC transporter permease — protein: MKLSLGEKTFQAFNYTILTVFSITMILPLLQMLAVSFSSPVAADSKQVYLWPIGFTLATWEQIFSNEVLWRSFGITMFVTVVGTLLSLFFTCVTAFPLSRKEFRLRRPIMFVIVLSMIFNAPMIPYFLTVRELGLMNSIWALIIPGLISTFNMIIVRTFFMNIPKELDDAARIDGCHDFRLLFQIYLPLSKPVLATIGLFYAVGYWNTFKSAVLFLQDPNLWPLQMRLRSYFTNPEEIAAVDLLIGTQAFNMTTLKAATIIFATVPILLVYPYLQKYFVKGAVLGSLKE
- a CDS encoding serine hydrolase produces the protein MRRVKRWGVLQLTVLVLLTSLFQVGNLNVAQAQTGPDVEAEAAILLDFETGRILYEKNADLTLPPASMTKMMTEYIILSAIEEGKLSWDQETSISDYVYQISQNRSLSNVPLREDGTYTIKELYQAMAIYSANGASIALAEAFAGSETKFVEMMNQKAAEIGLPDYQFVNVTGLNNSSLIGMHPEGTGPNDANMLSARSTAMLAYRLISDFPEVLDTASIPTMTFREGTSDAIDMINWNKMLPGLGHEYEGVDGLKTGFTDLAGACFTGTAERNGTRLISVVMKTADNDARFEETRKLLDYGFNSFERQELFPAGYAPDEQQTVEVNKGKEGTVPVATNAPLSVIVAKNEEAEEVYTPSFDISEQIVEAPAEKDTVVGKMNVSYTGEIDYGYIQGPDQSFGSVDIVTTAQVDKANWFVLGARAVGGFFVDLWNAIVSGIGGLFS
- the pdxS gene encoding pyridoxal 5'-phosphate synthase lyase subunit PdxS codes for the protein MSQTGTDRVKRGMAEMQKGGVIMDVVNAEQAKIAEAAGAVAVMALERVPSDIRAAGGVARMANPTIVEEVLNAVSVPVMAKARIGHITEARVLESMGVDYIDESEVLTPADDEFHIDKRSFTVPFVCGCRDLGEATRRIGEGSSMLRTKGEPGTGNIVEAVRHMRKVQSQIRKITSMSQDELMTEAKHLGAPFELLLEIRELGRLPVVNFAAGGVATPSDAALMMELGADGVFVGSGIFKSTNPEKFARAIVEATTHYQDYERIAALSKELGEAMPGIEMSTLRAEDRMADRSQ
- a CDS encoding extracellular solute-binding protein, producing the protein MMEKHLRKGLLALSMSFTLLVAGCGEQAGSDQEQTEDGVVVVDVFKSHNGKGRIPTPEDEHVQIIQEATGVQYNLISTPPGSDPSEYLNLKIASEDLPDILRPIGGVEQTLITQGGALPLDDLLPKYAPNVWESIPEEAWNIVRSASDDGKIYYVPKVFLVPERAPLIRQDWIEAVGGEMPETVEDYKELLIKFRDGDPNGNGKADELPTSGREFGRWMDHLFAMYGVAMWEGYPEWDIYNGEINYAGTTENMKEAIVFIRDLYEEKLLDNETFLNKGDVWTAKINNNLVGSWYHLPARLHDKVVAMRAQGNPEAYVAGMPLPKVEGFEGFVTQKSMGEPEWMIPTSAEENAPAALKLLDFFYDPANEEFVRYGIEGLQHEVVDGEKVLLPASDDTPIALGMKNLTTEEDMKNRIEETFPEEEQQMIKDIFAVSKADARRIAGDGLPSTIYEGYPDIQSHKLFQEYMTKIVVGDWPIEKFDEFVEKWKASGGDEVTERVQEWYAKTQQ
- a CDS encoding ABC transporter permease translates to MNQHTVVASKKPESLWDNMKRHWMLYIMILPGVAFFIIFKFIPLMGSVIAFQDFQIFKGLWESPWVGIDNFIYLFQYQDFYEVLRNTAIIASYGLIFSFPAPIILALLFNEVRLLAFKRTFQSLFYLPHFLSWVIVGGLVFELLAMDGIVNAIRGLFGQEAILYMQEEQWFRPIVVLSGIWKEVGWGTIIYLAAITGVNPALYEAAVIDGANRFQQVIFITLPLLFPTILVLFLLNIGNFLELGFDQIFNLLTPMTYSVGDIIETYVYRAGVLQGQYSLTTAIGIFQSVIGFALLWIFNRMARKSEQGLW
- the pdxT gene encoding pyridoxal 5'-phosphate synthase glutaminase subunit PdxT, producing MDITIGVLGLQGAVREHVQAVEACGANALVIKSPSQLNEVDGLIMPGGESTAIRKLIDAYAFLEPLRAFAKEKPVFGTCAGLILLATHIRNSDMVHLGLLDMTVERNAFGRQRESFEETIHIKGIAEDFTAVFIRAPIIVSVGDDVDVLASIGDRIVAVQQGHLLATAFHPELAGDHRMTEHFIKLVSKQA
- a CDS encoding MFS transporter is translated as MPSMKQWMTIRLCTMMFLELFIRGSWYVTAGLVLSTHGLGQYIGLVYSFGALAAMLSPIMMGMLVDRFFPSQKVLSCLHLCGGLLLLVVPGLIEGQAGTWFTVVIFVYMLLSMPGQALTNSVSFQNMSDARQFPFVRSFGTLGWVVAGLVVGRLGLSFDTTIFLIAGIASLVYSVYTLTLPHTPPPAKGKPFSFQDLLFKDAWRLLADRPFRVFVIASVLISVPMGFYYSFSSPFLGVAEVNAVSSVMSIGQMTEFVFMLLVPFFLRRLGFKRMFIIGIFAWCLRYLVFALGALVGMDALLVGGVALHGVCFNFCFVIGFMYAQEKAPTHAKGQAQTLVVFATQGIGVFLGASLGGLLYGAFSNADGILSISQWPLFWMIPAGIALLSAIYFIVGFREKEAVMEKRSLQG